Proteins from a genomic interval of Pseudomonas sp. RC10:
- a CDS encoding MotA/TolQ/ExbB proton channel family protein has protein sequence MWELVKSGGWMMLPIILSSIAAVGIIIERLWTLRASRITPPHLLGQVWRWIQDKQLSGEKLKELRADSPLGEILAAGLANSRHGREIMKECIEEAAARVIHELERYLATLGTIAAMAPLLGLLGTVLGMIDIFSSFTSTGMTGNAGMLAGGIAKALICTASGLTVAIPTIFFHRYLQSRVDELVVGMEQEAIKLVEVVQGDRDVDLTDAKPDLKAAARGEGRKK, from the coding sequence GTGTGGGAGCTGGTCAAATCTGGTGGCTGGATGATGCTACCGATCATTTTGAGTTCCATTGCCGCCGTCGGAATCATCATCGAGCGTCTTTGGACCTTGCGCGCCAGCCGCATCACGCCACCGCATCTGCTCGGTCAGGTATGGCGCTGGATTCAGGACAAACAGCTGAGCGGTGAAAAGCTCAAGGAGCTGCGCGCCGATTCGCCGCTGGGTGAAATCCTCGCCGCAGGCCTGGCCAACTCCCGTCACGGTCGCGAGATCATGAAAGAGTGCATCGAGGAGGCCGCCGCCCGCGTGATTCACGAACTCGAACGTTATCTGGCGACCCTCGGCACCATCGCCGCCATGGCGCCGCTGCTGGGTCTGTTGGGCACCGTGCTCGGCATGATCGACATTTTCAGCTCGTTCACCAGCACCGGCATGACCGGAAACGCGGGCATGCTCGCGGGTGGTATCGCCAAGGCGTTGATCTGCACCGCGTCCGGCCTGACCGTCGCGATTCCGACGATTTTCTTCCACCGCTACCTGCAAAGCCGTGTGGACGAACTGGTGGTCGGCATGGAACAGGAAGCCATCAAATTGGTGGAAGTGGTGCAGGGCGACCGCGACGTCGACCTGACCGATGCCAAGCCTGACCTCAAGGCCGCCGCTCGTGGCGAGGGCCGCAAGAAGTGA
- a CDS encoding Trm112 family protein has translation MDTKLLDILACPICKGPLKLSADKTELISKGAGLAYPIRDGIPVMLESEARTLTTDERLDK, from the coding sequence ATGGACACCAAATTGCTCGACATCCTCGCTTGCCCGATCTGCAAAGGGCCGCTCAAGCTCAGCGCCGACAAAACCGAGCTGATCAGCAAAGGCGCCGGTCTGGCCTACCCGATCCGCGACGGCATCCCGGTGATGCTGGAAAGCGAAGCGCGCACCCTGACCACTGACGAGCGTCTGGACAAATGA
- a CDS encoding biopolymer transporter ExbD — protein MKFRRRKPRETIDINLVSLIDVVFILLLFFVVTTTFTRETQLRVDLPQAVTGASADDVDKKHVDITINADGVYSVNNTLLADSKLDTLIDALQKESGGDTSLPLSISADGKTPHQAVITAMDAAGKLGFAHLRMTTVEAASAN, from the coding sequence GTGAAATTCCGTCGCCGCAAACCCCGGGAGACCATCGACATCAACCTGGTGTCGCTGATCGACGTGGTGTTCATCCTGTTGCTGTTCTTCGTGGTCACCACCACGTTTACCCGCGAGACCCAATTGCGCGTGGACCTGCCCCAAGCCGTCACCGGCGCCTCGGCGGACGATGTGGATAAAAAGCACGTGGACATCACCATCAACGCCGACGGCGTCTATTCGGTGAACAACACCCTGCTGGCCGACAGCAAGCTGGACACGCTGATCGACGCGTTGCAGAAGGAATCCGGTGGCGACACCAGCCTGCCGTTGTCCATCAGCGCCGATGGCAAAACCCCGCACCAAGCGGTCATCACGGCCATGGACGCGGCGGGCAAGCTGGGTTTCGCCCATTTGCGCATGACCACTGTCGAGGCCGCATCGGCTAACTGA
- the lpxK gene encoding tetraacyldisaccharide 4'-kinase, translating into MALTDRLLDAWYKGHPALTLLRPLEALYRRVVNGKRARFVAGEGDIYTAPVPVIVVGNITVGGTGKTPLILWMIEHCRQRGLRVGVVSRGYGAKPPSFPWRVRAEQDAAQAGDEPLLIVKRTGVPLMIDPNRSRAVRALLADEPLDLILSDDGLQHYRLARSLELVLIDAARGLGNRRCLPAGPLREPVERLRSVDALLYNGALVDRDDGYAFTLKPTALVNLKTGDAHPVDHFAPGQAMHAVAGIGNPQRFFNTLEGLHWRPVPHAFADHAEFSAEALAFTPALPLVMTEKDAVKCASFAAPDWWYLAVEAVPSPAFVSWFDTQLTRLLP; encoded by the coding sequence ATGGCATTGACCGACCGCTTGCTTGATGCGTGGTACAAGGGCCATCCGGCCCTGACGCTGCTGCGACCGCTGGAAGCCTTGTATCGGCGCGTGGTCAATGGCAAGCGTGCGCGGTTCGTGGCGGGCGAGGGTGACATCTACACGGCGCCAGTGCCTGTCATTGTCGTCGGCAACATCACTGTGGGTGGCACCGGCAAGACGCCCCTGATCCTGTGGATGATCGAACACTGTCGTCAGCGCGGGCTGCGCGTGGGCGTGGTCAGTCGCGGCTACGGCGCCAAGCCGCCGAGCTTTCCATGGCGGGTTCGCGCCGAGCAAGACGCTGCGCAGGCAGGTGACGAGCCGCTGCTGATTGTCAAACGCACCGGCGTGCCGTTGATGATCGACCCGAACCGCTCGCGGGCCGTGCGTGCATTGCTGGCGGACGAACCCCTCGACCTGATTCTGTCCGATGACGGCCTCCAGCATTACCGCCTCGCTCGGAGCCTCGAACTGGTGCTGATCGACGCGGCACGAGGCCTCGGCAATCGCCGGTGCCTGCCCGCGGGCCCGTTGCGTGAGCCGGTCGAGCGGCTGCGAAGCGTCGACGCGCTGCTGTACAACGGTGCGCTTGTAGACCGTGACGATGGCTACGCCTTCACCTTGAAGCCCACCGCTTTGGTCAACCTCAAGACCGGCGATGCCCATCCGGTCGATCATTTCGCCCCTGGTCAGGCCATGCACGCCGTCGCTGGCATCGGCAACCCGCAACGTTTCTTCAACACCCTCGAAGGACTACACTGGCGGCCTGTTCCCCATGCATTCGCCGATCATGCCGAGTTCAGCGCAGAGGCCTTGGCATTCACGCCAGCCCTGCCACTGGTCATGACCGAGAAAGACGCCGTGAAGTGTGCTTCCTTCGCGGCGCCCGACTGGTGGTACCTGGCCGTGGAAGCCGTGCCTTCCCCGGCCTTCGTCAGTTGGTTCGATACGCAGTTAACCCGGCTTTTGCCATGA